One stretch of Zingiber officinale cultivar Zhangliang chromosome 6B, Zo_v1.1, whole genome shotgun sequence DNA includes these proteins:
- the LOC121991993 gene encoding myosin-binding protein 7-like encodes MDLQIVNDVALPALPCPCTCPFCCRPSTGSFRRSVKRRLFEEDTAVTASASSLGTDVVSARVEVGNEVAALREAVARQQQAIQELCAELDEERSAAASAASEAMSMIIRLQREKAETQMEARQFKRFAEEKMDHDQQEMLILEDLLFKRDEFIDSITLQLQVYQEYLSSYGVDLETIDADVSFTHAGSAVQAPQFDGLPTFGYPPLKCTTPNDIEGEDVYETADRQKHEFGKTPNAKEDLENLEQRICELEDKDINEELPGQSGHFWESSTDRHASGSGKNSQEIRNGEEFSASPGTPSDDGGAFDNPSDRVYTIDAVHGNQMVGVAEDCENVPNVEEKIPQMNGEVVENPDIEKLCMRLQALEVDRESMRQAIVSMRTEKAQLLLLREIAQQLSKEAPPERRMLKKKASAANSTFLSFLKLIWAFFLWKRKASRIRHTFGSSNNNVGLMLLLDKTPGISHWRRVARTHA; translated from the exons ATGGATCTCCAAATTGTAAACGATGTCGCTCTTCCCGCTCTCCCTTGCCCCTGCACGTGCCCCTTCTGCTGCCGCCCCTCCACCGGGTCCTTCCGCCGTTCCGTCAAGCGCCGCCTCTTTGAAGAGGACACCGCCGTTACGGCTTCCGCTTCCTCCTTGGGTACCGATGTTGTTTCCGCCCGGGTGGAGGTTGGGAACGAGGTGGCTGCTCTCCGGGAAGCGGTAGCGAGGCAGCAGCAGGCGATCCAGGAGTTGTGTGCGGAGCTCGACGAGGAGCGCAGCGCCGCGGCATCCGCCGCGAGCGAGGCCATGTCGATGATTATCCGCCTTCAGCGCGAGAAGGCGGAGACCCAGATGGAGGCCCGTCAGTTCAAGCGCTTCGCCGAGGAGAAGATGGACCACGACCAGCAGGAGATGCTTATCCTCGAAGACCTCCTCTTCAAGCGCGACGAGTTCATCGACTCCATCACGCTTCAGCTCCAGGTTTACCAGGAGTACCTCAGTAGCTACGGCGTCGACCTTGAAACCATCGACGCCGACGTCTCTTTCACCCATGCCGGCAGCGCCGTGCAGGCTCCTCAATTCGACGGCCTACCGACCTTTGGTTACCCTCCTCTAAAGTGCACCACACCGAATGACATCGAAGGCGAAGATGTCTATGAGACTGCCGATCGCCAAAAGCACGAGTTTGGGAAGACACCAAATGCCAAAGAGGACCTCGAGAATCTAGAGCAGCGGATTTGCGAGCTCGAAGACAAGGACATCAACGAGGAGTTGCCAGGTCAATCTGGTCACTTCTGGGAATCATCTACTGATCGCCATGCCTCGGGTTCAGGCAAGAATTCACAAGAGATAAGAAATGGGGAAGAATTTTCTGCCTCACCTGGCACACCCTCAGATGATGGTGGTGCTTTTGACAATCCGAGTGATCGGGTGTACACTATTGATGCTGTGCATGGAAATCAAATGGTTGGTGTTGCTGAGGATTGTGAGAATGTGCCAAATGTGGAAGAGAAGATACCACAGATGAATGGAGAAGTAGTTGAGAATCCAGATATTGAGAAGCTTTGCATGAGGCTACAGGCCCTTGAGGTGGACAGGGAGTCGATGAGGCAGGCTATTGTTTCCATGCGAACCGAGAAGGCACAACTACTATTATTGAGAGAGATAGCGCAGCAACTTTCGAAAGAGGCACCGCCGGAAAGGAGGATGCTCAAGAAGAAAGCTTCAGCTGCTAATTCCACCTTTCTATCATTTCTTAAG TTGATATGGGCATTTTTCCTCTGGAAAAGGAAAGCCTCGCGAATCAG GCACACCTTTGGATCATCGAATAACAACGTCGGCTTGATGCTTCTTTTGGACAAAACTCCCGGAATTAGCCATTGGAGGCGTGTCGCAAGAACACATGCCTGA